In the genome of Quercus robur chromosome 3, dhQueRobu3.1, whole genome shotgun sequence, one region contains:
- the LOC126717303 gene encoding disease resistance protein RGA2-like: MAEAIPFGLARKIIEKLSSTTFEVIGSIWGVKDELEKLKNTVSTIQAVLQDAEEQQDKNHQARDWLKKLRDAVYDADDLLSDFSTEDLRRKVMGGEKIVNKVRTFFSSSNQIAFHFKMAHKIKGIRERLDATANDRNKFQLIEHPLQTKVRERDQTHSFVREEEVVGREEDKKMIIDLLLNIDVEENVSFISIVGIGGLGKTTLAQYVYNDEKVRSYFELKMWICVSDVFDVKTIAEKIIGSATGMKPEILDMDHLQNKLRKELNQKKYLLVLDDVWNSNEELWCNLKRLLMGGAKGSKVVITTRTKLVAEITSTVSPYFLKGLSINQSWSLFKQMAFQKGQDTIDPNIEAIGMDIVQKCQGVPLAIKVIGRVLYFKKTKDEWSYIKDNEITNVTQGENGNGILPILKLSYDHLSSHLKCCFAYCSLFPKDYEISKLTLIQLWIAQGFIQSSDEKVQLEEVANEYCMDLLWRSLFQEVREDRLGNITLKMHDLIHDLAQSVSRIDCTLVNSNATNINEEVRHLSFPFYNASFFEKNLSPLVKAKKIRTLILTSNHQLYNKKGEEESTLKKLITSFKCLRVLDLHGLRITTTPNCIDKLTYLKYLDLSKNDIEVLPNSIIRLLNLQTLKLSGCRKLKELPRDVQKLVNLKHLNIYCCDSLTHMPCGLGQLTSLQMLPLFVVSKDPAAFSSNHSGGLFELNKLNNVRGELCVKNLEGVNAVEAKAANLKDKQNLRNLKLSWNWEGNDGVDICNEENLLEGLQPHHALKFLHVEGYMGVRFSSWLPSLTGLVNLKIWKSKVQHLPPLYQLPSLRYLDLRSMMDLEYISDREITNEVSDLLASSSTTFFPSLESLQLLDCPNLKGWWRTDIVKVNFDNDHNKVAITTSTSSHQNLPSFPCLSYLHISNCSNLTCMPIFPSLEDKLVLSNASLKPLQQTMTTTMNMTGASLLPSSPPLSKLKYFSLVRMQDMESLPEEWLQNLTSLEYLKIWACPRLKSLSRFTHLTSLKRLEIWECEEVDLFGNESDNGTQCVTTLQVIKISNVPHLITLPECIGNFTSLQRLKINECPNLTSLPEGINKLTSLQNIEIFRCPNLKSLPKGISDLTSLQRLEINECPNLTSLPEGMHRLTSLQSLRINNCPHLKERCQERIGEDWPKIAHIPFFRYYG, from the coding sequence atggctgaagcaatcCCGTTTGGTCTTGCACGAAAGATCATTGAAAAATTGAGCTCCACAACTTTCGAAGTGATCGGATCTATCTGGGGTGTCAAAGATGAGCTCGAAAAATTGAAGAACACTGTTTCCACTATTCAAGCTGTACTTCAAGACGCAGAGGAGCAGCAAGACAAGAATCATCAAGCCAGGGACTGGCTCAAGAAGCTCAGAGATGCAGTATATGACGCTGATGATTTGTTGAGTGATTTCTCTACTGAAGACTTGCGACGAAAGGTGATGGGTGGTGAGAAAATTGTTAACAAGGTACGCACTTTCTTTTCGAGCTCAAACCAAAttgcttttcattttaaaatggcTCACAAAATAAAGGGCATAAGGGAGAGACTTGATGCAACAGCAAATGATAGGAACAAATTCCAATTGATAGAGCATCCTTTACAAACAAAGGTGAGGGAGAGGGACCAAACTCACTCATTCGTACGAGAAGAAGAAGTTGTTGGGAGAGAAGAGGATAAGAAAATGATCATAGATTTATTATTGAACATAGATGTGGAAGAGAATGTCTCGTTCATATCCATAGTGGGAATCGGAGGGTTGGGGAAAACCACACTTGCTCAATATGTATACAATGATGAGAAAGTGAGGAGTTATTTTGAGTTGAAGATGTGGATATGTGTCTCTGATGTCTTTGATGTGAAAACAATTGCTGAAAAGATAATTGGATCTGCAACCGGTATGAAACCTGAAATCCTTGATATGGATCATTTGCAAAATAAACTTCGCAAAGAACTCAACCAAAAGAAGTACTTGCTTGTGTTGGATGATGTATGGAACAGCAATGAGGAATTGTGGTGTAACTTAAAAAGACTATTGATGGGTGGCGCAAAGGGAAGTAAAGTGGTGATAACTACACGGACCAAATTGGTTGCAGAAATTACCAGCACAGTCTCACCCTATTTTCTAAAAGGCCTGTCAATTAACCAATCTTGGTCTTTATTTAAGCAAATGGCATTTCAAAAAGGGCAAGATACCATTGATCCTAACATTGAAGCGATTGGAATGGACATTGTACAAAAATGTCAAGGAGTGCCTCTTGCTATAAAGGTGATAGGAAGAGTATTATActtcaaaaaaacaaaggatGAATGGTCTTATATCAAGGATAATGAAATTACAAATGTAACTCAAGGAGAAAATGGTAATGGTATTTTACCAATTCTAAAATTGAGTTATGATCATCTCTCATCACATTTAAAGTGTTGCTTTGCTTATTGTTCATTATTTCCTAAAGATTATGAGATTTCAAAGTTAACATTAATACAACTATGGATAGCACAAGGATTTATCCAATCATCAGATGAAAAGGTACAATTAGAGGAAGTTGCTAATGAGTATTGCATGGATCTACTTTGGCGATCCCTCTTCCAAGAAGTCAGAGAAGATCGCTTGGGGAATATAACTCTTAAAATGCATGATTTAATCCATGATCTTGCACAATCAGTCTCAAGGATCGATTGCACACTTGTTAATTCCAATGCAACAAATATTAACGAAGAAGTTCGTCATTTGTCATTTCCATTTTACAATGCTTCATTCTTTGAGAAGAATTTAAGCCCATTAGTTAAAGCAAAGAAGATACGTACACTTATTTTGACGTCCAATCACCAGCTCTATAataagaaaggagaagaagaatctACACTCAAAAAACTTATTACTAGCTTTAAATGCTTGCGTGTGTTAGACCTACACGGCTTAAGAATTACGACAACACCGAATTGTATAGACAAGTTGACATATCTAAAGTACCTTGATCTTTCCAAGAATGACATTGAAGTTCTCCCTAATTCTATTATTAGGCTGTTGAATTTGCAAACATTAAAGCTCTCTGGATGTCGGAAGCTTAAAGAATTGCCACGAGACGTTCAAAAGTTGGTCAACCTCAAGCATCTTAATATATATTGTTGTGATAGTTTGACTCACATGCCATGTGGATTAGGGCAATTGACTTCTCTTCAGATGTTACCGCTCTTCGTTGTGAGCAAGGACCCTGCAGCTTTCTCCTCCAATCATTCTGGAGGACTATTCGAATTGAACAAGCTAAACAATGTGAGGGGAGAACTATGTGTTAAAAATTTGGAAGGGGTGAATGCAGTAGAAGCCAAAGCTGCAAATTTGAAAGACAAGCAGAATcttagaaatttgaaattaagtTGGAATTGGGAGGGTAATGATGGCGTAGACATTTGCAATGAGGAAAACTTGTTAGAAGGTCTCCAGCCACACCATGCTTTAAAATTTTTGCATGTGGAAGGGTATATGGGTGTGAGATTTTCAAGTTGGCTTCCTTCCCTAACAGGTCTTGTTAATCTAAAAATATGGAAATCTAAGGTTCAACATCTACCACCATTGTATCAACTCCCCTCTCTTCGATATCTTGATCTTCGAAGTATGATGGATCTAGAATACATATCTGACAGGGAAATCACTAATGAGGTTTCTGATTTATTGGCGTCATCATCAACAACATTTTTCCCATCCTTAGAGTCACTACAACTTTTAGATTGCCCTAATCTAAAAGGATGGTGGAGGACGGATATTGTCAAGGTCAATTTTGATAATGATCACAACAAAGTGGCAAtaacaacatcaacatcaaGTCATCAAAATCTGCCATCCTTTCCTTGTCTTTCTTATTTGCATATCTCGAATTGCAGTAACTTGACTTGCATGCCGATATTTCCTTCTCTTGAAGATAAGCTAGTACTGAGTAATGCAAGCTTGAAGCCATTGCAACAAACAATGACAACGACAATGAATATGACAGGAGCCTCTTTGCTTCCTTCCTCCCCTCCTCTCTCCAAATTaaagtatttttctttggtTCGGATGCAGGACATGGAGTCTCTGCCAGAGGAATGGCTGCAAAACTTGACTTCTCTTGAATATCTAAAGATTTGGGCATGTCCTAGACTAAAATCTCTGTCCCGATTTACACATCTCACTTCCCTTAAGAGGCTAGAGATTTGGGAATGCGAGGAGGTTGATCTGTTTGGTAATGAGAGTGATAATGGCACACAATGTGTTACCACTTTGCAAGTGATTAAGATTTCAAATGTTCCCCACTTGATTACATTACCGGAGTGCATTGGCAATTTCACATCACTTCAAAGGCTTAAAATTAACGAATGCCCCAATTTGACATCACTTCCTGAAGGGATCAATAAACTCACATCTCttcaaaatattgaaatttttagaTGTCCCAATTTGAAATCACTTCCCAAAGGGATCAGCGACCTCACATCACTTCAAAGGCTTGAAATTAACGAATGTCCTAATTTGACGTCACTTCCCGAAGGAATGCACCGCCTCACTTCTTTACAAAGCCTAAGAATCAATAATTGTCCCCACTTGAAGGAAAGATGCCAGGAGAGAATTGGTGAGGATTGGCCTAAGATTGCTCACATCCCATTTTTTCGATATTATGGTTAA